A single genomic interval of Salmo trutta chromosome 13, fSalTru1.1, whole genome shotgun sequence harbors:
- the LOC115206306 gene encoding claudin-4 — protein MKRQLELAALGLGITGWLCAILTRCLPLWKVSGTLDNSTATLPAYWDGVWLEWDHWDLNHDGSLHCSFYQSLLSLSGNFQTWRSLIMASIGAGAFAVVISIIGAVWFPKRNQVKVVSGVVFVLSGILLLVPVAWTCHHTNEPLEGAVVLRRDWGAALYIGWISFSLTVVGGGFLSTRCLMFQQQDESERGSYPPGYPGAEQEPANPLDTIHRTAFRHSQYARATTRPS, from the coding sequence ATGAAGCGGCAGTTGGAGCTAGCGGCATTGGGCCTGGGCATTACAGGCTGGCTGTGCGCCATCCTCACCCGCTGCCTGCCCCTGTGGAAAGTCAGCGGCACTCTGGACAACTCCACAGCCACGCTGCCAGCATACTGGGATGGGGTGTGGCTGGAATGGGACCACTGGGACCTGAACCATGACGGTAGCCTCCACTGCTCCTTCTACCAGTCTTTGTTATCCCTCTCTGGAAACTTCCAAACATGGAGAAGCTTGATCATGGCTTCTATAGGTGCTGGAGCTTTTGCTGTGGTCATCAGTATTATTGGAGCGGTGTGGTTTCCGAAGAGGAATCAGGTGAAAGTTGTCTCCGGTGTGGTGTTTGTGCTGTCTGGAATACTGCTGCTTGTCCCTGTTGCTTGGACCTGCCACCACACTAATGAGCCACTGGAGGGCGCTGTGGTGcttaggagagactggggagcTGCTCTGTACATAGGATGGATCTCCTTCTCTCTGACGGTAGTAGGGGGAGGGTTTCTCAGTACTAGATGCCTCATGTTCCAGCAGCAGGATGAGTCGGAAAGAGGGAGTTACCCTCCAGGTTATCCTGGAGCAGAGCAGGAGCCAGCCAACCCCCTGGATACTATCCACAGGACTGCTTTTAGACACAGCCAGTATGCTCGGGCAACAACACGGCCTTCATGA